In Spirosoma aureum, a single genomic region encodes these proteins:
- a CDS encoding DUF6044 family protein, with the protein MPVLPLSLVNSSTASSEKTYLRMAIGLLVLYVFPYVWLGEGAHLTIHDNLDSDFLYLYLLKITGTAFNFDLNTVIPNAMSGGNFTGIPRSAFRTGLNLEVLSFWLFPPYTAQVLNFTAVHGIGFWGMYLLLKKHILPAHQWAFTRVAIAFLFAVVPCYTVHGASVSGQPLLLFAFLNLLTQTSRWTDWLIIVLFPFYSFFVWAGLFICIALGVIGLISQFRHRMVNWPFLLGLALLSMVYLASEWELIYAFLNQTYVSERVEFDYAQLRSMKILDSLRRSADLFVWPMFNTGAFLTLGIVAVSGLAAWRAFQRHNRRTVWWLVSLLIIAGVFCLIHGFYHYLIVWLGDGSLGMKFRVFQFDRFYFLLPTLWFCLLALSLQQFRANGRWNRLVLAGQLLLMIVANKEWCLNVGKLAGFVTEAQHPSFRAFFAEKQFAQIRDYIHRPQADYRVICLGMHPSVAQFNGFYTLDSYQNNYPLPYKHAFRKIIAAELAKGTRQMRVYYDAYACRVYLYTAELGMNYLFGKTQTESVSHLQIDTDALKALDGEYVVSAVPILNAAQNRLRLEKVFDEPESYWRIWLYRVQ; encoded by the coding sequence ATGCCTGTTCTTCCTCTTTCACTTGTCAACTCATCCACTGCTTCATCCGAAAAGACGTATTTGCGAATGGCCATTGGCCTGTTAGTGCTTTATGTTTTTCCGTATGTCTGGCTCGGCGAAGGTGCTCATTTAACTATTCACGATAATCTGGATAGCGATTTTCTGTATCTGTATCTTCTGAAGATTACTGGCACGGCCTTCAATTTCGACCTAAATACAGTTATTCCGAACGCGATGAGTGGCGGGAATTTCACGGGTATTCCCCGTTCGGCTTTCCGTACGGGCCTGAATCTTGAAGTGCTCTCGTTCTGGCTATTTCCGCCTTATACGGCACAGGTCCTCAATTTTACCGCCGTACACGGTATTGGTTTTTGGGGCATGTACCTGTTGCTGAAGAAACATATTTTACCCGCTCATCAGTGGGCTTTCACACGAGTCGCTATCGCCTTTTTGTTCGCAGTAGTACCTTGCTACACCGTGCATGGTGCATCGGTCAGCGGGCAACCACTACTCCTGTTCGCCTTTCTGAACCTGCTGACGCAAACAAGCCGCTGGACCGATTGGCTGATCATTGTTCTCTTTCCGTTTTACTCCTTTTTTGTCTGGGCTGGCTTATTTATCTGCATAGCCTTGGGCGTAATTGGGCTGATAAGCCAGTTCCGCCATCGAATGGTCAACTGGCCGTTCCTGCTCGGGCTGGCTTTACTGTCGATGGTATATTTGGCCAGTGAGTGGGAGCTGATTTATGCGTTTCTCAATCAGACCTACGTTTCTGAACGGGTTGAGTTCGATTATGCGCAACTCCGCTCCATGAAAATTCTGGATAGCCTTCGCCGAAGTGCCGATTTGTTTGTCTGGCCTATGTTCAATACGGGCGCCTTTCTAACGCTGGGCATTGTAGCGGTAAGCGGTTTAGCGGCATGGCGAGCCTTTCAGCGGCATAATCGTCGAACCGTTTGGTGGCTCGTGAGTTTGCTGATCATCGCTGGTGTCTTCTGCCTGATTCATGGCTTTTATCATTACCTCATCGTATGGCTCGGCGATGGTTCACTGGGAATGAAATTCCGGGTTTTTCAGTTCGATCGTTTCTATTTCCTGCTTCCTACGTTGTGGTTTTGCCTGCTGGCTTTATCCCTCCAGCAATTCAGGGCAAATGGGCGCTGGAATCGTCTGGTTCTGGCTGGCCAGCTCTTGCTGATGATCGTGGCCAACAAAGAATGGTGCCTTAATGTCGGCAAGCTGGCTGGGTTTGTCACAGAAGCGCAGCATCCATCCTTCCGGGCCTTTTTCGCGGAAAAACAATTCGCCCAAATTCGCGACTACATCCATCGACCGCAGGCCGACTACCGGGTAATCTGCCTCGGCATGCATCCATCGGTTGCACAGTTCAATGGGTTTTATACGCTGGATAGTTACCAGAATAATTATCCTCTTCCTTACAAACACGCTTTTCGGAAGATCATTGCGGCTGAACTGGCCAAAGGTACCCGCCAAATGCGGGTTTATTATGATGCGTATGCCTGCCGTGTTTACCTCTACACGGCTGAACTAGGCATGAACTATCTGTTCGGCAAAACCCAAACCGAGTCGGTTAGTCATCTCCAGATTGATACTGATGCGTTGAAAGCTCTTGATGGTGAATACGTCGTATCGGCGGTACCGATCCTCAACGCAGCTCAAAATCGACTACGTCTGGAAAAAGTATTTGATGAGCCGGAAAGCTACTGGCGAATATGGTTGTATCGGGTTCAATAG
- a CDS encoding LysR family transcriptional regulator, translated as MLDFRLNVFYTVAKRLSFTKAAAELYVTQPAVTKHIQELEHHFGTALFDRRGNQISLTAAGSLLLRHAETIVATYRQLEFDMNGLKGQPGGTLRLGASTTVAQYVIPPVLARFHEHSADITISLLSGNTEQVEQQLLHNDIELGLVEGRTHHSDIRYTPFVKDELVLVCRADHPLANRDEITLDELRTVPILLRERGSGSLEVIEHALRGVGLRLTDLTIEMQLGSTESIKSYLGSSRCMAFVSIFAVQDKVRAGILKVLDVQGLAIHREFYSIQLQGVSEGLADTFMRFARQHYKR; from the coding sequence ATGCTCGATTTTCGCCTGAACGTCTTCTATACGGTTGCCAAACGGCTTAGCTTTACCAAAGCGGCTGCCGAACTGTACGTGACGCAGCCCGCTGTAACGAAACATATTCAGGAGTTAGAACACCATTTTGGTACGGCTCTATTCGATCGGAGGGGTAATCAGATTAGCTTAACGGCAGCCGGGAGTTTGCTGCTTCGTCATGCCGAAACCATTGTGGCCACCTATCGCCAGCTGGAATTCGACATGAACGGACTCAAAGGTCAGCCGGGTGGAACGCTTCGGCTTGGGGCCAGCACAACCGTTGCCCAATACGTCATTCCACCCGTGCTGGCTCGTTTTCACGAGCATTCGGCCGACATCACCATTTCGCTCCTGAGCGGTAATACCGAACAAGTGGAACAACAGTTACTCCACAATGATATTGAACTGGGTTTGGTGGAAGGACGAACGCATCATAGTGATATTCGATACACGCCCTTTGTGAAAGATGAACTGGTACTCGTCTGCCGGGCCGACCACCCGCTGGCCAACCGCGATGAGATTACACTCGACGAATTAAGAACGGTTCCTATCCTGTTGCGGGAACGGGGATCGGGTTCGCTGGAAGTCATCGAACACGCGCTCAGGGGCGTGGGGCTTCGGCTTACTGATCTAACCATCGAAATGCAACTGGGCAGCACCGAGAGTATCAAGTCGTATCTGGGTAGCTCGCGGTGTATGGCTTTCGTGTCGATTTTTGCCGTGCAGGACAAAGTACGCGCGGGCATCCTAAAAGTGCTTGATGTACAGGGTCTTGCTATTCACAGGGAGTTTTATTCGATTCAGTTACAGGGCGTTAGCGAAGGGCTGGCCGATACGTTCATGCGATTTGCCCGTCAGCATTACAAGCGGTAA
- a CDS encoding DsrE family protein, whose amino-acid sequence MMKLTYLFMLAFLSALAPAMAQTNETGVFHGAQPTKDRYRAVYQLNTADTAVIRHALANIQNALNDPRLKGKLEVELVVYGGAVATYRKDKPYFEKEVTSLQKQGVIMAMCENTMRIRKISRDELFPIISYVPTANGELIIREQEGWAIIRP is encoded by the coding sequence ATGATGAAATTGACTTATCTGTTCATGCTGGCTTTCCTGAGTGCTTTAGCTCCAGCTATGGCTCAAACAAACGAAACCGGTGTGTTCCATGGAGCTCAACCAACAAAAGACCGATATCGTGCTGTTTACCAGCTCAATACCGCCGATACCGCCGTTATCCGGCATGCATTGGCCAATATTCAAAATGCGCTGAACGACCCACGCCTGAAAGGTAAATTAGAGGTCGAACTTGTAGTATACGGCGGAGCGGTAGCTACATACCGAAAAGACAAGCCGTATTTTGAGAAAGAAGTCACAAGCCTGCAAAAACAGGGAGTCATTATGGCTATGTGCGAAAACACCATGCGGATTCGGAAAATCAGCCGCGATGAATTGTTTCCCATCATTAGCTATGTACCAACGGCCAACGGCGAACTCATCATCCGCGAACAGGAGGGTTGGGCTATCATTCGTCCGTAA
- a CDS encoding c-type cytochrome: MKNNVVDIRSIITRKGVYGLTGLVVLVIALLALTPPDYWRPPADSRIPAGDLGKQIRYGRELIAHTAKYLGPSGSVKHLSNGMNCQNCHLEAGTKVLGNNYSAVFSTYPKFRDRSGAVESIVKRVSDCFERSLGGRAPDSTSREMKAIVAYIQWLGSDVPRGQRPDGVGLAKLAYLDREADSTKGRVVYVAKCQVCHGVKGEGIKVAGASEYVYPPMWGPHSYNDGAGLYRLSNFAGYVKNNMPFGSTYASPQLSDEEAWDVAAFINAMPRPHKDQSSDWPKVASKPVDFPFGPYADSFSERQHKFGPFLPIADARKVK, encoded by the coding sequence ATGAAAAATAACGTTGTTGACATTCGTTCGATAATTACCCGAAAAGGGGTTTATGGGCTCACTGGTCTGGTTGTTTTGGTTATAGCTCTGCTGGCGCTGACACCACCCGACTATTGGCGTCCACCAGCTGATAGTCGGATTCCAGCGGGTGATCTGGGAAAGCAGATCCGGTATGGTCGCGAGTTGATTGCCCATACGGCGAAATATTTAGGGCCGAGCGGATCGGTCAAGCATCTCTCCAATGGCATGAATTGCCAGAATTGCCATCTTGAAGCTGGAACAAAAGTGCTGGGAAACAACTATTCGGCTGTCTTTTCAACTTACCCGAAATTTCGTGATCGCTCGGGTGCCGTCGAATCTATTGTGAAGCGGGTATCCGATTGTTTTGAGCGTAGTCTGGGCGGCAGAGCCCCTGATAGCACGAGCCGTGAGATGAAGGCTATTGTGGCTTACATCCAATGGCTGGGTTCCGACGTTCCCAGGGGGCAGCGACCCGATGGAGTGGGGCTGGCTAAGTTGGCCTATCTGGATCGGGAGGCCGATTCAACAAAAGGTCGTGTGGTCTATGTGGCTAAATGTCAGGTCTGCCACGGTGTAAAAGGTGAAGGTATTAAAGTGGCCGGTGCTTCAGAGTATGTGTATCCGCCGATGTGGGGCCCGCATAGCTATAACGACGGCGCCGGGTTATACCGATTGTCGAACTTTGCGGGTTATGTCAAAAACAATATGCCTTTTGGTTCCACGTATGCCAGTCCGCAGCTAAGCGACGAAGAAGCCTGGGATGTAGCGGCTTTCATTAATGCTATGCCCCGGCCACATAAAGATCAGAGTAGCGACTGGCCCAAGGTAGCCAGCAAGCCCGTTGATTTCCCATTTGGTCCGTATGCAGACTCATTCAGTGAACGGCAACACAAATTTGGTCCCTTTCTGCCGATTGCCGATGCGCGAAAAGTGAAGTAG
- a CDS encoding ABC transporter permease/M1 family aminopeptidase, giving the protein MFTEIFRFELAYRLKRPATYLYALILFLFTFLFVIYGSGPASEKTNVNSPYAISQFVVVLTIFGMLIASAIMGVPVYRDIEHNTKNYFFSFPITERGYLLGRFLGSFVVLLGIMAVGMLGIVIGSLLGPVFNLADNTERFGPIRFRDYAYPFMLFVVPNMFLVGSVFFGLVAFSRQIFTTYAGSILLFIGYLLGSTLSQDLENKHLVNLLDPFGSYAYDAATKYWSPVEQNALLVQLEGDLLTNRLIWAGVALLVFILTIVRFSFSRFLAVKLGRASSRRASLRKKGKASEEDEVVPSLASLPTPKPVFQTGAYIRQMFRQAWLEFGNIVRDPYFIAILIGAVLFLFLDGWFGAQIFGTSSLPTTYAMLEARNGTFFFFVLIVLIFYTGEVVHRDKVVHYDTIADALPVPDWMNYGSKLLSMIYVCLLLCTLIIVSGVLNQTVKGYFNYELPLYFRDVYGVAFTQYFQLVMLAFFVHTMVNQKFVGHIVTLAVYVVIWAVPQFAEFNYRLAIPFSGGTVQISDMNGFGHYLTALASFRLYWYAFGGVLLVVALWFWNRGADTSLKSRWQLARQRMGRISITMFALLLLAFVSMGAWIYTNVSVKNRYLSADEQREQQATFEKTYHKYLDVLQPKITGAKVNVDVFPDEFRAVASGAFVMVNKGDQSIDSLHLTLPADNFHRQLTKLLVDGKAPALVLNDSKLGYYIYRLPKRLNPGDTARMDMAVTGQYVGFSNSGDSRDVLANGTFFNVSIFPGFGYNEGFELTSDKYRKKYGLPIKQWTVPAQNDPRGLRDFLFTDDADWVTFEGTISTTPDQTAIMPGRLLKTWTSAGPDGKPRTYFNYKLPGFSDYFFSMCSAKYGIKRDTWKGADGQTVALEVYHHPGHDRNLDRFIASMKASLSYYTKNYAPYPYPVLRVLEFPRYASFAQSFPTTVPYSEEFGWVGDFRDPNKTDYAYYVTAHEVAHQWWGHQVMPSRTRGSNQISETMAEYSALMVLKERYGADAMPKFLKYSLDQYLRGRSNEDKFEANMLDNDTRSYIWYNKGSMLMYALQDYIGEDRVNKAMNDYMKAARFRQKAPFTTSLEWYGFLKSATPDSLKTWLTDSFEKLTLYDNRITKAEAKPLGNGQYRVKLYVRSATEYYDKAGKELSKGKGPVIVDVAVLTDDSKNKDGLTMKVPLFMQKRSLTPGEHVIEVTVKGKPVKAGIDPYNKLIDRVSDDNLVTVDLP; this is encoded by the coding sequence ATGTTTACCGAAATCTTCCGCTTCGAACTAGCCTACCGGTTAAAACGACCCGCCACTTACCTATACGCGCTTATTCTGTTTCTGTTTACGTTTCTCTTTGTCATTTATGGTAGTGGCCCGGCATCGGAGAAAACGAATGTCAACTCACCGTATGCCATCAGCCAGTTTGTAGTTGTATTGACCATTTTCGGGATGCTGATCGCATCGGCGATCATGGGCGTGCCAGTCTACCGAGACATCGAGCACAATACGAAAAACTACTTTTTCAGCTTTCCAATTACCGAGCGGGGCTATTTGCTGGGCCGTTTTTTGGGCTCATTCGTTGTCTTATTGGGCATAATGGCTGTCGGTATGCTGGGCATTGTTATTGGTTCGTTGTTAGGACCTGTCTTTAATCTGGCAGACAATACCGAACGTTTCGGACCTATCCGGTTTCGTGATTATGCGTATCCATTCATGCTGTTCGTCGTCCCGAATATGTTTCTGGTCGGCAGTGTCTTCTTTGGGTTAGTAGCTTTTTCCCGGCAGATATTCACGACCTACGCCGGTAGTATTCTTCTGTTTATCGGTTACCTGTTAGGGTCTACGCTGTCGCAGGACCTGGAGAATAAACACCTTGTCAATCTACTTGATCCATTCGGATCATACGCCTACGATGCCGCTACTAAATACTGGTCGCCGGTAGAGCAGAACGCGCTTTTGGTGCAACTGGAAGGCGATCTGCTAACCAACCGACTTATTTGGGCAGGTGTGGCACTGCTGGTGTTTATCCTGACGATAGTGCGGTTTAGCTTTTCGCGCTTTCTGGCCGTAAAGCTGGGTCGGGCGTCGTCACGTCGGGCGTCGTTACGCAAAAAAGGAAAAGCCAGTGAAGAAGACGAGGTCGTGCCATCGCTGGCAAGTTTGCCCACGCCAAAGCCTGTTTTTCAAACCGGAGCTTACATCAGGCAGATGTTTCGGCAAGCCTGGTTGGAGTTTGGCAATATTGTTCGGGACCCCTATTTCATTGCCATTCTAATCGGTGCCGTTTTGTTTCTCTTTTTAGATGGCTGGTTTGGCGCACAAATATTCGGTACCTCGTCGCTGCCAACGACTTACGCAATGCTCGAAGCACGAAATGGCACCTTTTTCTTCTTTGTACTGATCGTCCTGATTTTCTATACCGGCGAAGTCGTTCATCGGGATAAGGTGGTTCATTACGATACAATTGCTGACGCGCTGCCCGTACCCGACTGGATGAACTACGGGTCTAAGCTCCTGTCGATGATTTACGTTTGCTTGCTGCTCTGTACCCTTATCATCGTGTCAGGCGTGCTCAATCAGACGGTTAAAGGGTACTTCAACTACGAACTGCCGCTCTATTTTCGGGATGTGTACGGCGTTGCTTTCACGCAGTATTTTCAGTTGGTGATGCTGGCGTTTTTTGTCCATACAATGGTCAACCAGAAGTTTGTGGGCCATATCGTGACATTAGCCGTGTATGTCGTGATCTGGGCTGTGCCACAGTTTGCCGAGTTCAACTACCGGTTGGCAATTCCCTTTTCAGGCGGCACCGTTCAAATCTCAGACATGAACGGTTTTGGCCATTACCTGACCGCACTAGCTTCATTCCGGCTGTATTGGTATGCCTTCGGAGGTGTACTTTTAGTCGTTGCCCTGTGGTTCTGGAACCGGGGAGCCGATACGAGTCTTAAATCGCGCTGGCAACTGGCCCGGCAACGAATGGGCCGGATTTCGATAACGATGTTTGCTCTTCTTTTGCTCGCGTTTGTGAGTATGGGTGCGTGGATATACACCAATGTCAGCGTTAAAAACCGCTATTTATCGGCCGATGAGCAACGCGAGCAACAGGCTACATTTGAGAAAACATACCACAAATACCTTGATGTGCTGCAACCGAAAATCACCGGTGCAAAAGTCAATGTTGATGTATTTCCGGATGAATTCAGAGCGGTTGCTTCGGGGGCGTTTGTGATGGTTAATAAAGGCGACCAATCAATCGACTCACTGCACCTGACTCTTCCGGCCGATAACTTTCACCGGCAGTTAACCAAACTGCTGGTCGATGGTAAAGCTCCTGCCTTGGTGCTGAATGATAGTAAGTTAGGTTATTATATTTATCGTTTGCCGAAGCGCCTGAACCCCGGCGATACAGCCCGGATGGACATGGCTGTGACGGGACAATACGTTGGTTTCAGCAACAGTGGCGATAGCCGCGATGTTCTCGCCAACGGCACATTCTTCAATGTGAGTATCTTTCCTGGCTTTGGCTACAATGAGGGATTTGAGCTGACAAGCGACAAATACCGGAAGAAATATGGATTGCCCATTAAACAATGGACAGTGCCTGCTCAAAACGATCCGCGCGGTCTGCGTGATTTCCTGTTTACCGATGATGCGGACTGGGTCACTTTCGAAGGAACCATCTCGACCACGCCCGATCAAACCGCTATTATGCCCGGTCGGTTATTGAAAACCTGGACGTCAGCTGGCCCGGACGGGAAACCACGAACGTATTTTAACTACAAACTACCCGGTTTTTCGGACTATTTCTTTAGTATGTGCTCGGCGAAATATGGGATCAAACGCGATACGTGGAAAGGGGCCGATGGACAAACGGTGGCTCTGGAAGTCTACCACCATCCGGGTCACGACCGCAACCTGGATCGCTTCATCGCCAGCATGAAAGCATCCCTGAGTTACTACACAAAAAACTACGCTCCATATCCCTATCCGGTTTTGCGGGTGCTGGAGTTCCCACGGTATGCTTCATTTGCGCAGTCGTTTCCGACAACCGTGCCTTATTCGGAAGAATTTGGTTGGGTTGGCGATTTTCGCGATCCGAACAAGACCGATTATGCCTATTATGTAACGGCTCACGAAGTGGCGCACCAGTGGTGGGGACACCAGGTTATGCCCAGCCGGACTCGCGGTTCCAATCAGATTTCCGAAACAATGGCCGAATATTCGGCCCTGATGGTGCTAAAAGAGCGGTATGGAGCCGATGCCATGCCGAAATTTTTGAAGTATAGTCTTGATCAATACCTGCGGGGTCGATCCAATGAAGACAAGTTCGAAGCGAATATGCTCGACAACGACACCCGTTCGTATATCTGGTATAACAAAGGCTCGATGCTGATGTATGCCTTGCAGGATTATATTGGCGAAGATCGGGTCAATAAAGCCATGAACGACTACATGAAAGCGGCTCGTTTCCGGCAGAAAGCGCCGTTTACTACCTCGCTGGAATGGTATGGCTTTCTCAAATCGGCCACACCCGATTCGCTGAAGACCTGGCTGACCGATAGTTTCGAGAAACTGACCCTCTATGACAACCGCATCACCAAAGCTGAAGCAAAGCCTTTAGGAAATGGGCAATACCGTGTGAAGTTGTATGTTCGTTCGGCAACGGAATATTACGACAAAGCGGGTAAAGAACTTTCGAAGGGCAAAGGTCCGGTCATTGTCGATGTCGCCGTTCTAACCGACGACAGCAAGAACAAAGATGGTCTGACAATGAAAGTACCTTTGTTTATGCAAAAACGTAGTTTGACACCGGGCGAACACGTTATCGAAGTGACTGTGAAGGGAAAACCAGTCAAAGCAGGTATCGACCCTTATAACAAGCTGATCGACCGCGTATCTGACGATAATCTGGTAACTGTAGATTTGCCATAG
- a CDS encoding ABC transporter ATP-binding protein — protein MQLEIQGLSKTYANGVRALKNVSLTISQGMFGLLGPNGAGKSSLMRTIATLQEADSGSVRLTGLTEDLDVLTQKDAVRRVLGYLPQEFGVYPRVTAEAMLDHIASLKGIANGRERKEIVEGLLQKVNLYQVRKKNLGTYSGGMKQRFGIAQALIGSPRLIIVDEPTAGLDPAERNRFHNLLSEIGENTIVILSTHIVEDVTNLCSDMAIICLGEVVATGDPNDLVADLKGKIWQKFVEKTEIDSYRQSHRVISTQLKGGKTRLHAYSDLPLADFEPVAPDLEDVYFAKITEKMDVVTV, from the coding sequence ATGCAACTCGAAATTCAAGGTCTATCAAAAACATATGCTAACGGTGTTCGGGCGTTAAAAAACGTCTCGCTGACTATTTCGCAGGGCATGTTTGGCTTACTTGGCCCAAACGGTGCGGGTAAATCCTCACTGATGCGGACGATTGCAACGCTACAGGAAGCCGACAGTGGTAGTGTACGACTTACGGGCCTGACCGAAGATCTGGATGTTTTGACCCAGAAAGATGCTGTGCGCCGGGTGTTGGGATACCTGCCGCAGGAATTTGGCGTTTATCCACGCGTAACGGCCGAAGCAATGCTCGATCACATCGCTTCGCTCAAAGGAATTGCCAACGGTCGTGAACGGAAAGAGATTGTTGAAGGGCTTTTGCAGAAGGTGAATTTATACCAGGTTCGCAAGAAGAATCTGGGCACTTATTCGGGCGGGATGAAGCAGCGTTTTGGCATTGCGCAGGCATTGATCGGGAGCCCACGACTCATTATTGTCGATGAGCCTACCGCTGGGCTTGACCCCGCCGAGCGGAATCGTTTTCATAACCTGCTGTCTGAAATTGGCGAAAACACAATTGTCATTCTATCCACTCACATCGTTGAGGATGTAACGAACCTTTGCTCCGATATGGCAATCATATGCCTCGGCGAAGTCGTTGCTACCGGCGATCCTAATGATTTAGTGGCTGATCTGAAGGGGAAAATCTGGCAGAAATTTGTTGAAAAAACTGAAATCGATTCCTACCGGCAATCCCACCGGGTGATTTCAACCCAGCTCAAAGGCGGTAAGACCCGTCTTCACGCTTATAGTGACCTGCCGCTGGCTGATTTTGAGCCGGTTGCTCCGGATTTAGAAGATGTCTATTTCGCCAAGATTACAGAAAAGATGGATGTAGTTACGGTTTAG
- a CDS encoding polysaccharide biosynthesis protein, with protein MKQLLSAKVATRFAPRLVVLLVDLTITVLSFICAWALRFNFAIEPANWHWNHFWGLLFCRFLLFLWIRPFAGVIRHTGIEDVQLIGQAVTLSSLLAGLGSYSLKVIYSDPKLYIPASILVIDYFISIVLLVTIRFTTKYLYQLLITRPISKSRPVLIYGAGVMGIHTKGILQRNPDYRILGFIDDNPAKVQKTVQGVPVFNPIQAATLFLRTTNSPEVILAINNLPANRRNEIANFLLRYQVVAKMVPSTQNWINGRLSTRQIRDVQIEDLLGRPAIQLNNDAIGKQIRGQVVLVTGAAGSIGSELAHQLVAHSPRELILLDQSESGLYNLVFKLRKEPGNSIQGLAIRSQIADVTDAGRMRKLFERYQPAFVFHAAAYKHVPLMEEHPYEAIKVNIVGTKIIADLAVAFNVRKFVMVSTDKAVNPTNVMGATKRFAELYVQSLNASSSTHFITTRFGNVLGSSGSVVPMFKHQIESGGPVTVTHPDITRYFMTIPEACQLVLEAAAMGSGGEVFVFDMGQPVRIADLAFQMIRLSGYEVNKDIELHFTGLRPGEKLYEELLSASEDCLPTHHPKIKIARLQPLDSALLQKSMACLAVALRDADDMTLVGILKELIPEYISNNSPFSKLDESGLKVNST; from the coding sequence ATGAAGCAATTACTGTCAGCGAAGGTTGCTACTCGATTTGCCCCTCGTTTGGTTGTCCTGCTGGTCGACCTGACAATAACTGTTTTATCGTTCATCTGCGCCTGGGCCTTGCGATTCAATTTTGCAATTGAACCGGCTAATTGGCATTGGAATCACTTTTGGGGTTTGCTGTTTTGCCGATTCTTATTGTTCCTCTGGATTCGACCCTTTGCGGGCGTTATACGACATACCGGGATAGAAGATGTGCAATTGATCGGGCAGGCCGTTACGCTTAGTAGCCTACTGGCTGGCCTTGGCTCCTATAGCCTGAAAGTGATTTACAGTGATCCAAAGCTCTATATTCCAGCTTCTATTTTAGTCATTGACTATTTTATTAGTATCGTACTGCTGGTCACTATTCGGTTCACTACCAAATACCTGTACCAGTTATTGATCACAAGGCCAATCAGTAAATCGCGGCCTGTACTAATCTATGGTGCAGGTGTGATGGGTATTCATACGAAAGGCATTCTGCAACGTAATCCCGATTATCGTATTCTGGGATTTATTGATGACAATCCAGCCAAAGTTCAGAAAACGGTACAGGGCGTACCCGTATTTAATCCGATTCAGGCGGCTACCCTGTTTCTCCGAACGACGAACAGTCCCGAAGTAATTCTGGCTATTAACAACCTGCCAGCTAACCGCCGAAACGAGATTGCCAATTTTCTACTTCGTTATCAGGTTGTTGCCAAAATGGTGCCGTCAACGCAGAACTGGATAAATGGGCGATTGAGCACTCGTCAAATCCGCGATGTTCAAATCGAAGATTTGCTGGGACGCCCAGCCATCCAGCTAAACAATGACGCCATCGGCAAACAGATTCGTGGACAGGTCGTGCTGGTGACAGGGGCAGCAGGATCGATCGGTAGTGAGCTGGCTCATCAGTTAGTAGCCCATAGTCCGCGCGAGCTTATATTGCTGGATCAATCCGAATCGGGGTTGTATAATCTGGTTTTCAAACTTCGTAAAGAGCCGGGGAACTCTATTCAGGGCCTTGCAATAAGGAGCCAGATTGCCGACGTAACTGACGCAGGGCGGATGCGTAAATTATTCGAACGATACCAGCCTGCGTTTGTCTTCCATGCGGCCGCTTATAAGCATGTGCCGCTCATGGAAGAACATCCTTATGAAGCAATTAAGGTCAATATAGTGGGTACGAAAATCATTGCTGATTTAGCGGTGGCCTTTAACGTACGGAAATTTGTGATGGTTTCGACGGATAAAGCCGTTAACCCGACGAACGTAATGGGAGCGACCAAACGCTTTGCCGAACTGTATGTACAGAGTTTGAATGCTAGCTCGTCCACTCATTTTATCACAACCCGATTTGGTAATGTGTTGGGTTCCAGCGGATCGGTAGTGCCGATGTTTAAGCACCAGATTGAATCGGGAGGCCCGGTTACGGTGACACATCCTGATATCACTCGGTATTTTATGACCATACCGGAAGCCTGCCAGCTGGTTCTTGAGGCCGCTGCAATGGGTAGTGGCGGAGAAGTATTTGTATTTGATATGGGCCAACCCGTTCGCATTGCTGATCTGGCTTTTCAAATGATTCGTTTGTCGGGCTACGAAGTAAATAAAGATATTGAATTGCACTTTACGGGTTTACGACCGGGCGAGAAGCTGTACGAAGAATTGCTGAGTGCCAGCGAAGATTGTTTGCCAACCCATCATCCAAAGATTAAAATAGCCCGTCTTCAGCCGCTCGATTCGGCTTTATTGCAAAAATCTATGGCATGTCTCGCGGTGGCCCTTAGGGATGCTGATGATATGACATTAGTTGGCATTCTGAAAGAGCTTATTCCTGAGTATATCAGCAATAATTCGCCGTTTTCGAAGCTGGATGAGTCCGGGCTTAAGGTAAATTCAACATAA